In the genome of Arabidopsis thaliana chromosome 4, partial sequence, the window GGGTTTCAGGCCCAATAGTATTCCTGCacatgaagaagaacagaacagagagtgtgaaaacaaaataaagtttcgATTTGTTTAGTTGTTAACTTCACTTACTTGTGAGGTTGATCCTCTGAAATTTCATCTGTAATCCTTGCTCCAATCCTCGGTTCATCTTCTCTAGCTTTCAATTTCGGACATTTCTCAATTGTGCATTTCTCCAGATTCGGGAAATTAGCTCCAAGTACTGATAAAACAGGCAAATCAAGAAGGTGAAGCTTACGAAGCTTCGATAATTCTCCTGCTTTTACTTCAAACAATCTCTCCAACTTATCACAGAACTTCACACGAAGAATCTCAAGGTTATCAGGAATCTCCGGGAATAGCCATTTGATGCTTGGACAACAATCTACGCTTAGCTTCTTAAGGTTCTTGAAAATGAATCCTCCTTTACTACTGTATAAGCTTGTTAGCAATGGAAGATTTGAGATCCAAAGAGTCTgcaatgatggtgatgatgatttctctttctctagtTGTTCATCTGATTCGAAGAGAACATCCATGTTCTTGCACCTCTCTACCCAACAACCTTTTACCGATGCCATCTGCAACTCGTCGAAGAGAGAAGATACGCTTTTGGATCCATTCTCTGCTATAGAGACATACTCTGCTTTGGCTATATACTCTGTTTTAAGATCAGTGGATCTTTTGATGTCAACAATATCGATATTCAAAGGAACTTCAGGATCAATAACTCTGTATCTATTGCCGTGATAAAGAAGTTTCTCGCGGGTTTTTTCCCCTACATTAGAGAAGCTAGAGCCCTCTGACTTACTTGTTAAACACTCTTTTATTTGGCTCCACTGGTCTCGCTCTATACAACTCGAATCCGCGAGAACAATACGTTTTGAAGAACAGAGGATGCTCTGTTTTGGCAACTCAGGAAACGTTTTCAGATTAGTCCCAGAGAGATTAACCTCGCAAAGGTAAGACATACTCTCGAATGATTCCTCGATTTTATCCAGATTGGTGCATCCCGAAACATCGAAGATCACTAGATGTGTTAGCTTCTCAAGATTTGGAAGAGCCTTTAGCTTAGAACAGTTTCTTAGGATGAGCTCTTTGAGGTTAGATAGCTCTGAGATTTTGTTAGGTAACTCACCAAGATTAGTTTCCGAAAGATTCACTTTGTGGAGGCAAGACAGATTCTCGAATGATCCCTCGATTGTTTCCAACTCGGTGCAGCCCGAAACATCGAAGATCTCAAGATTTGTTAGCTTCTCAAGGTTTGGAAGAGTCTTTAGCTTGGAACATTTTCTTATGATGAGCTCCTTAAGGTTAGATAGCTCTGAGATTTTGTCAGGTAACTCACTAAGATTAGTTTCTGAAAGATTCACTTCATGGAGGTAAGACATCTCCCCAAAGGATCCATTGATATTCTTCAACTTAATGCAACCAGAAACGTCGAAAACTTCAAGGTGTGTCAGTTTCTCAATGCTTGGAAGCTCTTCAATCAGTGAGCAATTCCTTAACAGAAGCTTATTGAGATTGACAACATCAGCAATCGTGTCGGCTAACTCGGGAAGACTTGTCTTTGACATATCGAGGATCCTAagctctttcttctcctctaaaCACACTTCAAGCATCTCCACTAAGTCTGTAGCACCACATGCATCAAGAATCTGAAGATTAGTCAAAGGCCTAAGCTGTGGCAATCTCTTAAGCCTTGTACAGTTTCTCAGCAAGAGCCGGGTCAAGATTGGCATAGTACTGAAATCGTTAGTAGAGTCTTTGAGATGAAATATCGGCAGACGGATGATTTTAGTCTCTGAGAAGTCTAGGTGTTCAAGCAGCTGAAGCTGAGCAAAGTTCTTGTTCTTGCCTTTATAGTCCTTCCAATCTTTAACTCTATCAAAGTAAGACTCAAGTTTCCTAGCTCCGTGAATGTCAATAACTTcaagttttcttgtttccacAATGAAGTTAGGCAGATCTTGTAGCTCAGAGCAGTGCCTTAGGATGAAGCAACGAAGCATGCTTAGCTTTTCGATTGTGGAAGGCGAAGATTTGATTGCAAGTCCCGAAAGATTAAGGCTTTGAAGCTGAGTCATGTTCTTGAAGAAATCATCAGGGATGTTAACTAGAGAGCTAGCACCAGAGACTTCAAGAACATGTAGGCCTTGAAGACCACTGAGCTTATCGATGTTATCGATTAGATCACAGTCTCTGATAACAAGTACTCGGAGTTTCTTTAGCTTAGATAAAGACAGAACAAGTTCATGGAACGTTGGCTCAAAGAGGACTACAACTTCAAGATCTTGCATCTCTGGTTTCTCAAAGAACTTCCCATGAACCTCTCTACGTAAACGGTTTCCGCTAGCGATAATCGTCGtgatattcttcttcttcgattgaATTGTCTGTATCATATCATCGATCAAGATGATTTTCCCTAGCCCCTTTCTCTTGTCTCCACCGTAAACTCTGTCAAATCCAAGAGAAGATCTTCCAAAGAATCCACAATCTTGAAGATCTAATAGGTTGCTCATGGAGAACTCTGGAACCACCATGTTGTCTTCTTGTATTTTCAAGATTCCTCTGTTCATAAAGTCCATTAAAATGGAATGTCCTTCTTGGTAAGCTTTGTCAACTGACTTAACCGGATCAAAATACCCTTCAAGCATCCAATGCACTATTAGGTCACGGTAGTAAGCGCATCCAGAGTACTTGTAGAAGTCCAAGATATGCCAAAAGCAAGCAATCACCGGACGTTTGACCGTCTCGTCAGGCTTTAACAGCTCGTAGCTTAATTGCAAGACAGGATTGTAGCGGCTGCGATCTATAGCGTTCTTGGAAGCAGCTGCTTCATCTAATGACTTGGAAGATAGAATCAGTTCTTTAAAGATCTTCCTCTGCTTCGCAGACATCGACTTAATGCTGTTTAAAGACTTGATTAAGACAACGATCGCAGCTGGTAAGCCCTTGCTCTTGCTTAAAATGCAAGACATCAAAGTAGGTTCTTTGATCTCTTTGTTATCGCAAAGTCTCTTTAGCAGAACAGGCCAATCTTCAGAGGTAAATGATGTAAGTAAGTCCTCGGCATCGTGGAGTAAGTCCAATGACTCCTTTTCTGTAAGCGGACCGACTTTGATCGTTGTGGAttctttctcctctctttcatctcttcttgTGACTAGAATCTTCACAGCCGAGTACTCCTTAAGAAAATCTTGGAGGTTTAATTCTTGCATCACATCTTCTTCAGTTGTCATACTTCCTTCATCATCCAAAATCAACAGAAGATTATCCTTCTTGTGTTTGATCATCTCTTCTTTAATCTTCTCTTTCAAGCTCTCCAATGGATAATCAAGCTCATCAGGTTCTTCGCCTTCTTCAAACTCGTAAATTATCGACAACTGAGCAGCTAGAATCTCGTAAAGCGACTTCTCGTCTTCAATCTTTTTGTTCAGGTGTAACCAGAGGACATTGTACTTTTCTTGAGTAACACGTTGGCTGACTTCTTTTGCAAGCCATGTCTTCCCTATACCAGCTTCACCAACGAGGACGGTTTTTGAAGGTACACCGTCTTGTCCCAATGAAtccattatcttcttcagaatctcttctctgcttGTTTGATCTTGCTTCTCCATCtctaggaaaataaaaaatgagagAGGAAATATTTAAAcctttgatttgagttttcttgAAGAGATCattgttaaacaaaattattgagATTGCTACTAGGAtagtaactttatttttatgaacTTAAGAGATGTATTCAGAGAGTATACCACACTACCCCTATATATCCATGCAATATATGACAAATATCAACTAAcaatacaaaactaaaatttaaaattcgaaacaaagagagaggtATGAGAAGAACCTTAATTGTTTAGAGTGACTTAATCAGATTAGTTTTCTCCACtgatagttttttctttctagtttttgtttatgttttgttttgttatccTTCGTTGATTGATTCACTTATTTATACAAGTCCAGCTCCGATAACTTCCATGTCAAGCCTATCctgattttgtaaaacaacaataacaaaattcaaGTTTTAGATTACACTCTGTCGAAACAAAAACGCCAAGTATAAATATTAGATTCTTCCAATAATTATTCACCCTTATTATTTCAGAATTCAGAGTAACAATTATGCCCCTATATTTTTCGAATATATGACTTTTGGAATTGTTTACTACACAAGcaaaaacttttctttccTTATTACATACAAAGGAAAAAGTTACATGCTAATCACATGTATTGCTCtagtttttttgtcttttgatgaTCCTTTGTTCTACTTATGTTTGGTGATATGTGATACAGGTTTTACAAAAGTGAGGGTACAGATGTTTAACTTAACATATTTCTAGGGAGAATCTGCCACTTCTCTTAAGCTGAAAGGAAATTAATATTCTAATACTGTTTCATTACTTCTTTCAAAATTGAAGTACTTTGAAAGATCAGTATTCTTTAAGAGGAATTTTCACACGTGATAGTAAAAAAATACCATTatcatttttccaaatttccaaaataacTAGTAGTTTTAGATATGTATAAGTAAAGTGTCTAAAAGcttagaaatgaaaattatcCAAGAGGTCCTCTGTCAAATCGGTAGTTCAAGCAGCACTTCCGCAATACGCTATGTCGTGGTTTTTAATCcacaaatcatcatcaacaagctACGAGGATCAATCTCAAGAAAATCGTGAAACTCtaagatgataaaaatatgtattaaaatctctttttaatctttattaaCTGCCATAGGTTTACACTCACACAAGTGACAACTCTTAACAGTTTCTAGAACAAtaaaataactttatataGTAATCTTGAATAGCTTCCTTATATCAGAGAGTAAATAGTAAATACATAGATATTGCGTTAGAAGTTAGAAGCTCTGCTTCCTATCTATGTTTCCAATTTCATCCACTTTCACAGGCTCAATCTTCGCCAGCATTCGAGCAGCCAAAGGAATACCACAAGACTTATCCATAAGCTCTTGTTTGTATCTTCCCGGATACCTCGGATTCACTTTCGGGGCTACTGCATCGCCCGCATTTGTGGCTACTGCATCGCCCAAATTCGTGGCTGCTGCATCGTCCACCTTGGTGGGTACTGCATCAATGTAAATCTCCCACAAGCTCTCTGCATCGGATCTTGGAAACAAACGCTgcagattctcttcttctccgactATCGCCTTCGCCAATCTCTCGTCTCTGCTAGTCATAATCACTTTCCCACCAAACCCTTTAGGAAACCCACAAGAAAGATGTGATTTTTCCTGTtgcttcttctcatcatcgaGCCTTTGATCCCACTCGTTGTCTTCCCAAACATCATCCAACACTATCAGATACTTCTTCCCAATCAGATTCAAGTGAAGAGCATACAATAATCGAGCAAGCTCCTTTTCTTTGACcgtctcttcctctctttcccCAGCTTCATCTTTGatactcttctcttcttctgcttctgtTTTGATGTGTTTAAACATCTCATCTTCAACTCCAAGGGATCTCAAGATCCTCTTCACAACATCTATCTTGGgatcttcgtcttcttttgtttctttgctgTACATAGAAACCCATATCCTCGGGAAATAAACTTGCTTAACATCTTCGTCGTTGAACACAGCCTGACACAATGTCGTTTTCCCAACTCCGTATTTCCCCACAATTGCTAGAGTCTTGAACTCTTCGGATTCCTTTTGCTTCAGCAAGAAGTTCTTCAAGAACAGTTTCTCGTTAATGAAACCACGAATGAGGTGATCCGGAAGCTCAGAGCTTGTCTCCACACGGTTCGCCTTAGGCCGCCCTTTTTTACTGCTGCCGCTGCTGTTACGAGTTGGTGATGAATCACCATGTGTGGACTGGTTTCCATGCTTAGAGGAAGATCCCCTCTGTTTTCCAGACGACCATTTCTCATATTCTTCATTGAAGGAAGACTTGATTTTCTCGAGCTCTTTATCAAATTCTGATTTAGACTCGAGCTTGTCATCAATTTCAGATATGAACTTCTTAGCAATATCCATAAGCTCTTCTTGTGTTTCTGAGAAAAAAACACTACAATGGG includes:
- a CDS encoding NB-ARC domain-containing disease resistance protein (NB-ARC domain-containing disease resistance protein; FUNCTIONS IN: ATP binding; INVOLVED IN: defense response, apoptosis; LOCATED IN: cellular_component unknown; EXPRESSED IN: 20 plant structures; EXPRESSED DURING: 9 growth stages; CONTAINS InterPro DOMAIN/s: NB-ARC (InterPro:IPR002182), Disease resistance protein (InterPro:IPR000767); BEST Arabidopsis thaliana protein match is: Leucine-rich repeat (LRR) family protein (TAIR:AT5G45510.2); Has 34356 Blast hits to 17814 proteins in 759 species: Archae - 28; Bacteria - 2387; Metazoa - 7116; Fungi - 505; Plants - 22424; Viruses - 39; Other Eukaryotes - 1857 (source: NCBI BLink).), whose protein sequence is MEKQDQTSREEILKKIMDSLGQDGVPSKTVLVGEAGIGKTWLAKEVSQRVTQEKYNVLWLHLNKKIEDEKSLYEILAAQLSIIYEFEEGEEPDELDYPLESLKEKIKEEMIKHKKDNLLLILDDEGSMTTEEDVMQELNLQDFLKEYSAVKILVTRRDEREEKESTTIKVGPLTEKESLDLLHDAEDLLTSFTSEDWPVLLKRLCDNKEIKEPTLMSCILSKSKGLPAAIVVLIKSLNSIKSMSAKQRKIFKELILSSKSLDEAAASKNAIDRSRYNPVLQLSYELLKPDETVKRPVIACFWHILDFYKYSGCAYYRDLIVHWMLEGYFDPVKSVDKAYQEGHSILMDFMNRGILKIQEDNMVVPEFSMSNLLDLQDCGFFGRSSLGFDRVYGGDKRKGLGKIILIDDMIQTIQSKKKNITTIIASGNRLRREVHGKFFEKPEMQDLEVVVLFEPTFHELVLSLSKLKKLRVLVIRDCDLIDNIDKLSGLQGLHVLEVSGASSLVNIPDDFFKNMTQLQSLNLSGLAIKSSPSTIEKLSMLRCFILRHCSELQDLPNFIVETRKLEVIDIHGARKLESYFDRVKDWKDYKGKNKNFAQLQLLEHLDFSETKIIRLPIFHLKDSTNDFSTMPILTRLLLRNCTRLKRLPQLRPLTNLQILDACGATDLVEMLEVCLEEKKELRILDMSKTSLPELADTIADVVNLNKLLLRNCSLIEELPSIEKLTHLEVFDVSGCIKLKNINGSFGEMSYLHEVNLSETNLSELPDKISELSNLKELIIRKCSKLKTLPNLEKLTNLEIFDVSGCTELETIEGSFENLSCLHKVNLSETNLGELPNKISELSNLKELILRNCSKLKALPNLEKLTHLVIFDVSGCTNLDKIEESFESMSYLCEVNLSGTNLKTFPELPKQSILCSSKRIVLADSSCIERDQWSQIKECLTSKSEGSSFSNVGEKTREKLLYHGNRYRVIDPEVPLNIDIVDIKRSTDLKTEYIAKAEYVSIAENGSKSVSSLFDELQMASVKGCWVERCKNMDVLFESDEQLEKEKSSSPSLQTLWISNLPLLTSLYSSKGGFIFKNLKKLSVDCCPSIKWLFPEIPDNLEILRVKFCDKLERLFEVKAGELSKLRKLHLLDLPVLSVLGANFPNLEKCTIEKCPKLKAREDEPRIGARITDEISEDQPHKNTIGPETQTPTQPTKATDTV
- a CDS encoding P-loop containing nucleoside triphosphate hydrolases superfamily protein (P-loop containing nucleoside triphosphate hydrolases superfamily protein; FUNCTIONS IN: ATP binding; INVOLVED IN: apoptosis; LOCATED IN: cellular_component unknown; CONTAINS InterPro DOMAIN/s: NB-ARC (InterPro:IPR002182); BEST Arabidopsis thaliana protein match is: P-loop containing nucleoside triphosphate hydrolases superfamily protein (TAIR:AT5G45490.2); Has 4240 Blast hits to 4211 proteins in 202 species: Archae - 0; Bacteria - 12; Metazoa - 17; Fungi - 11; Plants - 4164; Viruses - 0; Other Eukaryotes - 36 (source: NCBI BLink).), with amino-acid sequence MDIAKKFISEIDDKLESKSEFDKELEKIKSSFNEEYEKWSSGKQRGSSSKHGNQSTHGDSSPTRNSSGSSKKGRPKANRVETSSELPDHLIRGFINEKLFLKNFLLKQKESEEFKTLAIVGKYGVGKTTLCQAVFNDEDVKQVYFPRIWVSMYSKETKEDEDPKIDVVKRILRSLGVEDEMFKHIKTEAEEEKSIKDEAGEREEETVKEKELARLLYALHLNLIGKKYLIVLDDVWEDNEWDQRLDDEKKQQEKSHLSCGFPKGFGGKVIMTSRDERLAKAIVGEEENLQRLFPRSDAESLWEIYIDAVPTKVDDAAATNLGDAVATNAGDAVAPKVNPRYPGRYKQELMDKSCGIPLAARMLAKIEPVKVDEIGNIDRKQSF